In one window of Gossypium hirsutum isolate 1008001.06 chromosome A01, Gossypium_hirsutum_v2.1, whole genome shotgun sequence DNA:
- the LOC107892079 gene encoding protein SET DOMAIN GROUP 40 isoform X2 codes for MKLCLLHSKPIFLTLLPRQVFTVCLLYEINKGKASPWHPYFLHLPHSYSILAAFGELETQALKVDYAIWAAQKAVTKAKYEWEQAFTLMKELKLKPPLLTFRAWILATGTALDLKPNYVRAWANMGISYANQV; via the exons ATGAAACTTTGTCTCTTGCACTCAAAGCCCATCTTTCTCACTCTTCTACCCAG GCAggtattcactgtttgtttgttatatgAAATCAATAAAGGAAAGGCTTCTCCATGGCACCCTTATTTTCTGCACTTGCCTCATAGTTATTCCATACTTGCCGCTTTCGGTGAACTTGAAACGCAAGCCTTGAAA GTGGATTATGCTATCTGGGCTGCTCAGAAAGCTGTCACAAAAGCTAAATACGAGTGGGAACAAGCCTTCACTCTCATGAAGGAACTTAAACTTAAGCCTCCACTTCTCACTTTCAGGGCTTGGATTTTGGCTACTGGGACT GCACTAGATTTGAAGCCAAACTATGTGCGTGCTTGGGCAAACATGGGTATCAGTTACGCCAACCAG GTTTGA
- the LOC107892079 gene encoding protein SET DOMAIN GROUP 40 isoform X1 — MKLCLLHSKPIFLTLLPRQVFTVCLLYEINKGKASPWHPYFLHLPHSYSILAAFGELETQALKVDYAIWAAQKAVTKAKYEWEQAFTLMKELKLKPPLLTFRAWILATGTALDLKPNYVRAWANMGISYANQVSYLLHCSLIVLTFMKRELHFLLYVFIFFCILNLCLLIKQHK, encoded by the exons ATGAAACTTTGTCTCTTGCACTCAAAGCCCATCTTTCTCACTCTTCTACCCAG GCAggtattcactgtttgtttgttatatgAAATCAATAAAGGAAAGGCTTCTCCATGGCACCCTTATTTTCTGCACTTGCCTCATAGTTATTCCATACTTGCCGCTTTCGGTGAACTTGAAACGCAAGCCTTGAAA GTGGATTATGCTATCTGGGCTGCTCAGAAAGCTGTCACAAAAGCTAAATACGAGTGGGAACAAGCCTTCACTCTCATGAAGGAACTTAAACTTAAGCCTCCACTTCTCACTTTCAGGGCTTGGATTTTGGCTACTGGGACT GCACTAGATTTGAAGCCAAACTATGTGCGTGCTTGGGCAAACATGGGTATCAGTTACGCCAACCAGGTTAGTTATCTCCTGCACTGTTCTCTCATTGTCTTGACATTCATGAAAAGGGAACTGCATTTCTTACTTTATGTCTTCATCTTCTTTTGCATATTAAATTTATGCTTATTAATTAAACaacataaatga